Proteins encoded together in one Mastomys coucha isolate ucsf_1 unplaced genomic scaffold, UCSF_Mcou_1 pScaffold16, whole genome shotgun sequence window:
- the Tdo2 gene encoding tryptophan 2,3-dioxygenase isoform X2 has protein sequence MEDNEEDRAQTGVNRASKGGLIYGNYLQLEKILNAQELQSEIKGNKIHDEHLFIITHQAYELWFKQILWELDSVREIFQNGHVRDERNMLKVIARMHRVVVIFKLLVQQFSVLETMTALDFNDFREYLSPASGFQSLQFRLLENKIGVLQSLRVPYNRKHYRDNFGEDYNEVLLKSEQEQTLLQLVEAWLERTPGLEPHGFNFWGKFEKNILKGLEEEFLRIQAKKDSEEKEEQMAEFRKQKEVLLCLFDEKRHDYLLSKGERRLSYRALQGALMIYFYREEPRFQVPFQLLTSLMDIDTLMTKWRYNHVCMVHRMLGTKAGTGGSSGYHYLRSTVSDRYKVFVDLFNLSTYLVPRHWIPKMNPIIHKFVYTAEYSDSSYFSSDESD, from the exons ATGGAAGACAACGAAGAAGACAGAGCTCAAACTGGTGTAAACAGAGCCAGCAAAGGGGGACTTATCTATGGGAATTACTTGCAG TTGGAAAAGATTTTGAATGCCCAAGAACTTCAAAGTGAAATAAAAGGGAATAAAATCCATGACGAGCACCTTTTTATCATAACTCATCAAG cTTATGAACTTTGGTTTAAACAAATCCTCTGGGAACTAGATTCTGTTCGTGAAATCTTTCAAAATGGCCAT GTCAGGGATGAGAGGAACATGCTCAAGGTGATAGCTCGGATGCATCGTGTGGTGGTCATTTTCAAGCTCCTGGTACAGCAGTTCTCAGTTCTGGAAACAATGACTGCCTTGGACTTCAATGACTTCAG agAATACCTATCTCCAGCATCAGGCTTCCAGAGTCTACAGTTCCGGCTACTAGAAAATAAGATTGGTGTTCTTCAGAGCTTGAGAGTCCCTTACAACAGGAAACACTACCGTGATAACTTTGGAGAAGACTACAATGAGGTGTTGCTGAAATCAGAGCAGGAGCAGACGCTGTTGCAGCTGGTGGAG GCATGGCTGGAAAGAACACCTGGTTTAGAGCCACATGGATTTAATTTCTGGggaaagtttgaaaaaaatatcttgaaaGGCCTGGAAGAGGAATTTCTAAGGATTCAG GCTAAAAAAGACTctgaagaaaaagaggaacagaTGGCAGAGTTCCGGAAACAGAAAGAGGTGCTGCTCTGCTTGTTTGATGAGAAGCGTCATGACTACCTACTGAGTAAAG GTGAACGACGACTGTCATACCGTGCACTCCAAGGAGCACTGATGATATATTTTTACAG GGAGGAGCCTCGATTCCAGGTCCCTTTCCAGTTGCTGACCTCACTTATGGACATCGACACGCTCATGACCAAATGGAGAT ATAATCATGTGTGCATGGTGCACAGGATGCTGGGCACCAAGGCTGGCACTGGGGGATCCTCAGGCTATCATTACCTGCGCTCAACTGTGAG CGACAGGTACAAGGTTTTTGTGGATTTATTTAACCTCTCAACATACCTGGTTCCCCGACACTGGATACCAAAGATGAATCCAATCATTCACAAATTCGTTTACACAGCTGAGTACAGTGACAGCTCTTACTTCAGCAGTGATGAGTCGGATTGA
- the Tdo2 gene encoding tryptophan 2,3-dioxygenase isoform X1, whose amino-acid sequence MSGCPFSGNSVGYTLKKLSMEDNEEDRAQTGVNRASKGGLIYGNYLQLEKILNAQELQSEIKGNKIHDEHLFIITHQAYELWFKQILWELDSVREIFQNGHVRDERNMLKVIARMHRVVVIFKLLVQQFSVLETMTALDFNDFREYLSPASGFQSLQFRLLENKIGVLQSLRVPYNRKHYRDNFGEDYNEVLLKSEQEQTLLQLVEAWLERTPGLEPHGFNFWGKFEKNILKGLEEEFLRIQAKKDSEEKEEQMAEFRKQKEVLLCLFDEKRHDYLLSKGERRLSYRALQGALMIYFYREEPRFQVPFQLLTSLMDIDTLMTKWRYNHVCMVHRMLGTKAGTGGSSGYHYLRSTVSDRYKVFVDLFNLSTYLVPRHWIPKMNPIIHKFVYTAEYSDSSYFSSDESD is encoded by the exons ATGAGTGGGTGCCCGTTTTCAGGAAACAGTGTAGG ATACACTTTGAAAAAATTATCTATGGAAGACAACGAAGAAGACAGAGCTCAAACTGGTGTAAACAGAGCCAGCAAAGGGGGACTTATCTATGGGAATTACTTGCAG TTGGAAAAGATTTTGAATGCCCAAGAACTTCAAAGTGAAATAAAAGGGAATAAAATCCATGACGAGCACCTTTTTATCATAACTCATCAAG cTTATGAACTTTGGTTTAAACAAATCCTCTGGGAACTAGATTCTGTTCGTGAAATCTTTCAAAATGGCCAT GTCAGGGATGAGAGGAACATGCTCAAGGTGATAGCTCGGATGCATCGTGTGGTGGTCATTTTCAAGCTCCTGGTACAGCAGTTCTCAGTTCTGGAAACAATGACTGCCTTGGACTTCAATGACTTCAG agAATACCTATCTCCAGCATCAGGCTTCCAGAGTCTACAGTTCCGGCTACTAGAAAATAAGATTGGTGTTCTTCAGAGCTTGAGAGTCCCTTACAACAGGAAACACTACCGTGATAACTTTGGAGAAGACTACAATGAGGTGTTGCTGAAATCAGAGCAGGAGCAGACGCTGTTGCAGCTGGTGGAG GCATGGCTGGAAAGAACACCTGGTTTAGAGCCACATGGATTTAATTTCTGGggaaagtttgaaaaaaatatcttgaaaGGCCTGGAAGAGGAATTTCTAAGGATTCAG GCTAAAAAAGACTctgaagaaaaagaggaacagaTGGCAGAGTTCCGGAAACAGAAAGAGGTGCTGCTCTGCTTGTTTGATGAGAAGCGTCATGACTACCTACTGAGTAAAG GTGAACGACGACTGTCATACCGTGCACTCCAAGGAGCACTGATGATATATTTTTACAG GGAGGAGCCTCGATTCCAGGTCCCTTTCCAGTTGCTGACCTCACTTATGGACATCGACACGCTCATGACCAAATGGAGAT ATAATCATGTGTGCATGGTGCACAGGATGCTGGGCACCAAGGCTGGCACTGGGGGATCCTCAGGCTATCATTACCTGCGCTCAACTGTGAG CGACAGGTACAAGGTTTTTGTGGATTTATTTAACCTCTCAACATACCTGGTTCCCCGACACTGGATACCAAAGATGAATCCAATCATTCACAAATTCGTTTACACAGCTGAGTACAGTGACAGCTCTTACTTCAGCAGTGATGAGTCGGATTGA